The genomic DNA GGTTACCAGTATTTTGTTCAATCTGCAGAATCAAACGTTCTACATGGTGCCACAGGGACATTTTTCATACCCTGATCCCTTCTACGTTTCGGTATGTTTTAAACACTTAAGATGTAAAAGCAGTTTACATACAATAAAGATAAACATAACAGGGATCAAAGTGCTGGTTTCTTGTGTAAAAAAGTcattgggcgctttccattcaacaaaaattccggtttgagATTTCGGACATTCAACGTGCCCAACGGAACGATCCTGTGACtccggttgcacagacccgaccctagccaccgcgcgtttggttattgttcttgtaagcagcATACAAAAGAGCGGTACATGGGACGACAATTATGTCAATTGGAAAGGGACAATAGGGTCCGACGAGCGGAAATGATCAAACCGGTCgaagtggaccaccttcaaagctcGTCCCGAATATTCAggtcggaccaaaccgaaatggtccgtttCATGTTATGTatcaaccgaaatttccggaattttgtgtgttgaatggaaagcgcgcaCTTTTTTTACCTCATGTAACATCCGCAACCGGCCTGCTATGTTAGTGGACCGTAGTGAAAATTGGACGTTTTGAGTGCTTACCACAGATCAAAAATTGTGGGTTCTGTGGTAAATAGAGGGAGACCAAACTACTCAGGCAAATTTAGCCAAACGAAAATGGTGATAGTATTTGCGAGCAATCCTAAAggttcaaaaacaagaaattaacaATGACGTATCGCGAATTCACTGCAGCCTTCCAACCAACGCACATTGATCTTTGGGTCGTTACCAACATTTCGCAACATAAGCGCACTCAACACTGTAAACAGTTTTATTAACACAGAAATAttcagaaaaatatatatctctcctttttatatctttttttttaagtctagaaaattttcaaatactTAGCCTTTAAATAAAAATGCTATGTTGCATtgcgaattttccttcctcctTCATGAATTTGCATCCGCTTTTTCAAAATGAGATCCCGGGATTTTATTACCTGATTTGTCGAAAATGTCCGATTTCCTCTAGAAGAGAgccccttcttttctttttttctttattttcacttTCCACTTAAATATCATCCTTTTGAAGAGCATTACAGGCActtcataagttttctaataAAAAGGACCAGAAAGGTTAACTATGTTATTGCTCCTACGTATTACAAGTAACGCCCTAGTTACTAGTGAATAGTTACTCTGCCCTACACCGCCATGCTCTATAGTATTATTCATTCTATTCACTTTATTCATCCTACATGTAGGTTGTTACACATCCTTACAATGGAGATAGCTCGGTTCAACTAAGCTTATTTACCCCCAAAGGTAATAGTTTTACATCATGTATTCCTTTACAGTTGAAGTTTGTAAGGGTTACCTTATAGCAATTTAAGTGATGCAACAACAGAATCATACAGCCTAGatctttagattctaagacgagaacgatTACGAGTTCACGGTACTGAGTATTGTTCACGCCTGAACCAGCGTCAtgggcgggaaaacgtgatagccgtcgtcattttACTAGTTTTAGCGCCTGTCGTAATGGGGGAACAAGTTGTCAAATGTTAAACTAATTTTGTCACTGTGAGATTAAAAGaaggcttaacctccttcaatgaAAATAACTGACCGTGCTAACGTCTCTGGTGAAAAAGAAGTACAACTGATGTAGCTTTCCGGGGTGATTTTtggagaatacgcgaaaaaacttaaaGATTAAAATATCTTtctcgtagtcgtagtcgtccTCGCCCTCGAATCAAAGGGTCTTTAATCTTCTCTACCGCTGACTGGACTATAGCTACTTGTTGCAAAATGGACCTTACTCttaaaataactattttaaattttaatttctacTTTATCGACAGTTACGAGAGCAACCTTTTCTCCTAACATTTCTGGTAAAGGTAGGCTACATCTAGATTTTAATTAACTTCTATTGTTACGTGCAGTACATGTCGGAATGAATGTATTCCAATGCGCCTATCTTGgtttgtttaattgttttaatttttccagtGTTTTCCGAAGTAAACATGGATACTTGATCGACGGAGTGTGTAGCTCTTGCGCCGGCACTAAGATCGGAGCGCTTCTGTTGTTGATTTCGGTGGTGATTTCTGTAACGCAGCGAAGCTGCCATTTCACAGTGCTGTATTAACATGACGAGAACGTACAACGCGCGTGGCTCCTAGACTTAATGAGCATTCAGTAAATAGGCCCGTTGCAGCTAGTCTTTGACGCGCTACAAATCCGCCATACTGGAGAGCAAGAAACGCAATGGGACAAGAGAAACAAAGGCCAAACATCAGTTAATATGGTAATTACTTTGTTTGTCTACTCCTAGTGCGCCCCTTACTCTCCAgcgtggcggttttgtaccacgtgaatggctatcCGCAAAAGgccaataggccacttgcactaagaggtcacgtgaccaatgcttcctttaaacaatgagttggaatcttgctgatgccaaaaattgacagagcacataaaaattagctTACACCCGAAGTTTgggaggaaacgcatttaagggggatattttatggcactttgatttttcaacaaagtagtatgatttgtattggccgccatgttggagggcatactcttgccctccaatatggcggccaaaactactttttgcttatatcttgttaaacgtttgatagttacgctcagatttactgtaaacgttaccacatcattttttcaacatcctccttgaagtttaagtggaAAGCTTGTGTCCAGAAAgaagtaattcataattttaaaaataacattttggtcacgtgactagcgaggaacttactcatttttaaaaaatggtgcgggtttgaaaaactaaatcactattattttgtttaagatatgacccactaatcgtttttcgagggcaaaatcatataactttcattttcatgaaaactatgtcacatgacctcttagtgcaaatggcccattTGCACCGACTTTGATTCAACTCTCATATGGTCTTTAACTTTGCAGACGCGTCTAAACTTGTGACTACTTCAGTCGTAGGAATAATGGCTGGATTGTTGCTGTTACTGCTTATATATCTTGCATTCAGGTGCAGGAAGAAACGACAATGTCCTGGTACGTCCAAGGCTTGCTAGAGgcaaatgttctttttttagttACTCTTTTACACAGTCTGAAAAATGTAATATCTTGCTGTTTAATTATATGCTTTTTTTATaatcagtttttaatttttttttttttgagcatgATAGCTTGTAATAAGGCTTTGTAGAAAAATAGATTCCTGATGTCTATACATCGTAGTGTCGCTGGAGTCAGGGCGTTGTATCGTTCATGGAACAAACACacaggtttaaaaaaaaactgttttaatgCATTCTATGTTTTCTTTGGAATAATTGATTGTTGAAAAACAGTAATACAATTTCAACTCAGATCCAACATTGTACAGCATTCCTTCGCCAGCCCCATTCAGGCCAGATAATCCTAAAGGTAAGTATAAATAGAACAGTAGTTTGCACCTGTTTCAATTTCACAACGATTTCATTTTCGTCTTTAAAACGACCTTGAAACCAGCAGAATATTTTCACAACCATCAGGAATgttattaaaacttttaagAGGAGATTTTAAAATCCAATCACCGGACTAGAACTGTCAAACGTGTGCGCACGATGCAAAAATTGCCATTTCAACCTGAAAGTGGACAAAATTTCTGGGCCTAAACGGTCTTAAAAGATCACTGACCTTTTCCACGCACATCCGCTGTTCAAGTCAAAGTGTTGAAAGGCCAAACACGATTTACAGCATGTTACAAGCTCGGTAGAGTGCTAGTGTAATTAGAGTTTTGCTTTGGACAAGAATGTAGGAGATAAGCGTTGGCTTTTCgtatatttctctctgtaaaCGCTGGATTAGGTGGCATTTGCTCATAAAGGTGTTCTCTTGGTGAGGCAACGGCGGGATGATACGTCCCTAGTAGGTTGTAACTGAACAAAAAGCcgttttttttccagtttattgttttgtagtaaaTTAAGCCGACTTCCGCTCAGCAAATTCAACCTCCGAGGTAAATTTTTTCAGTGAGATTGTGAGGAAGGCTTTTAGTACGAAGGCATATGAGTTATCTGAgcagtttgttttaaaagtttaagGCCTTCACCCTTCATgagacctttctgatcttttctggagtCTCGCACTGCGGGTCTTGCGTGAAATTTCTCAGGTTTCAAAGAGCACGTTCTTAGTTAGACCCGACCGTAATCTAGCACGAGGTTAGGTAAATGTAGCGGTCAGCTATAGTTTGTCTTATCTTTGCAGAGGTGTACTACGCCTGCTACTATCCGGAAGGAGAAGATTTTCGAAAGCAGGTAGCATCCATCGTTAACTACTTCCGGCAGAATGGCTACAACGTCATCATGGACGTCATGGTATCTGCAGAAATTACTTCCCAGGGCCCCACGCGGTGGGCAGAGGGACAAATAAGGAGGGCGAAGAAAGTGTTGGTGTTCTTATCCCCGGGTTTGGTGAACCTGGCCTTAGATGGACGAGATAATACACAGTGTCAGGTAATAGTCAAGACTATTTGATACTTTTGAGTCTTAGTTGTTGTAGACAGCTCCACAGTTTTTCAGTGACAGCGCGTGCGACAAAAGATCAGGAGACATACGCACGTAGGTTACCAGTTAAGTTTAAAAGATGTTCCTGACTTAGTTTGGTTA from Porites lutea chromosome 6, jaPorLute2.1, whole genome shotgun sequence includes the following:
- the LOC140940344 gene encoding uncharacterized protein isoform X4 codes for the protein MTVLNECKMAPNYPAPKQAEGLSVDFETNRTHIKVSWKAIDPSDTGFNWTDYAVIYQVGEKKKASCKVVPKNQTFYMVPQGHFSYPDPFYVSVVTHPYNGDSSVQLSLFTPKVTRATFSPNISGKDASKLVTTSVVGIMAGLLLLLLIYLAFRCRKKRQCPDPTLYSIPSPAPFRPDNPKEVYYACYYPEGEDFRKQVASIVNYFRQNGYNVIMDVMVSAEITSQGPTRWAEGQIRRAKKVLVFLSPGLVNLALDGRDNTQCQEINRVWFELEVLRDMYTRNRSASKMVCLLLPDTSVSTSELPLWARVSYKWPHDVQEILKRLNDRPMILPL